In the Topomyia yanbarensis strain Yona2022 chromosome 3, ASM3024719v1, whole genome shotgun sequence genome, one interval contains:
- the LOC131688313 gene encoding uncharacterized protein LOC131688313 — MKSREGDRNEPIAVKTRLGWTVYGNCTGKEEIGNHVNFHGVQRCDCTQEYDDGLHRIMKSYFALDSMGVIKPNKLLLSQEDQRAHTLLESLTRSTNKHYECGLLWKYDHVRLPDSEAMAFRRWKCLETRLSKDQILADYLETKIQEHVSKGYVRKLTPEELQVRHARIWYLPIFVVANPNKPGKFRLVWDAAATAFGVSLNSVLLKGPDQLTSLLSVLIRFREFKVAVSGDIKEMFHQVRMRDEDQHCQRFFWKNSNESEPSVYVVQVMTFGACCSPSTAQHVKNTNAKRFEQEYPEAVDAIIKQHYVDDMLVSTEAEEEAVKLAQNVKKIHEQARFEIRNWISNSGTVIATLKEVTAKEKNLNIGDETTTEKVLGMWWNTSTDCFTYKVSSRYDQVLLSGCRRPTKREVLRTLMMIYDPLGLIAHLLMFLKVLLQEIWRTSVGWDDQIEDAQFEKWLTWLAVFPKMGLVEVPRCYRTLTTVRAKAEMHTFVDASENGFAAVVYLRFQERDAIECSLVGAKTRVAPLKFLSIPKSELQASLLGVRLADTILASLSIKISKRYFWTDSKDVLCWLRSDHRRYSQFVAFRVSEILESTDVNDWRWIPTKLNVADEGTKWTRVPDLSTASRWFRGPELLRQDGDAWPEIPNLGKPTTTELRPHLLLHAPTVDPVVNPQKCSKWVPLLRRVAFIFRYIGNLQRSSRRERCFAGPLTQEELTKAENYLYRQAQSENYADEIATLTESYFSKGEQKKIIRNNLLFRGAFLDENGVARVRGRTKACLFIDRDAAEPIILPRKHHITQLIIADTHERFNHQNHETIVNEVLQRYRIPRLKATYHAIRRNCQRCKNDRAKPQPPAMADLPQSRLAAFSRPFTYMGVDYFGPILVLVGRHSEKRWGVLATCLTTRAIHLQIAYTLTTDSCIMAIRNVMARRGVPAVIYSDRGTNFQSTSKLLKAAIQQLDHDRLASEFTSSRTQWAFNPPVSPHMGGAWERLIRSVKSNLAKLQPSRLPTDEVLQNALIEVENVVNSRPLTSIPIDDDESPVLTPNHFLLGSANGLRSWVPFDDSHVYRKNCWIQSQVMADRFWKQWVHDYLPTITRRTKWFTPSKPITVGDVVIIVDSKFERNCWPKGRVIATQQAPDGQVRRATVQTASGGIYERPAVSLAVLDVGVIANTLPDDPSRILGGSVDYAPSTTTASLPPLNVAPLHAAPDLMKGSGAT; from the coding sequence ATGAAGAGTCGCGAAGGTGATCGAAACGAACCGATCGCGGTGAAGACTCGTTTGGGATGGACGGTTTACGGTAACTGCACCGGGAAGGAAGAAATCGGTAATCACGTGAACTTCCACGGCGTCCAAAGGTGCGACTGTACACAGGAGTATGATGATGGCCTGCACAGAATAATGAAATCATACTTTGCGTTGGATAGCATGGGAGTTATCAAACCGAACAAACTTCTCCTCTCTCAGGAAGATCAGCGTGCCCATACGTTGTTAGAGTCCCTCACCCGTTCAACAAATAAGCACTACGAGTGTGGTTTACTCTGGAAATACGATCACGTCCGACTTCCGGACAGCGAAGCGATGGCTTTTAGGCGATGGAAGTGTCTAGAAACCCGATTGAGCAAGGATCAAATATTAGCAGACTATCTTGAGACGAAGATCCAGGAACACGTCAGTAAGGGCTACGTAAGGAAGTTGACTCCAGAAGAACTACAAGTACGTCATGCACGAATCTGGTACCTTCCTATCTTCGTAGTTGCTAACCCGAACAAACCGGGTAAGTTTCGTCTGGTGTGGGATGCCGCAGCAACCGCTTTCGGCGTTTCCCTAAATTCAGTCCTGTTGAAGGGTCCAGACCAGCTGACTTCGCTTCTTTCAGTACTGATTCGCTTCCGTGAGTTCAAGGTAGCAGTGAGCGGTGATATCAAAGAGATGTTTCACCAAGTTCGAATGCGAGACGAAGATCAGCACTGCCAACgtttcttttggaaaaatagcaatGAGTCTGAGCCGAGCGTGTACGTCGTTCAGGTAATGACCTTCGGGGCATGTTGCTCGCCAAGTACTGCGCAACATGTAAAGAACACCAACGCAAAACGATTCGAGCAAGAGTACCCAGAAGCAGTGGACGCTATCATCAAGCAGCATTACGTTGATGACATGCTCGTAAGCACGGAGGCGGAAGAAGAGGCAGTGAAACTGGCTCAGAATGTGAAAAAGATCCACGAGCaagcaagatttgaaatacgcaACTGGATATCTAACTCTGGTACGGTAATAGCGACATTGAAGGAGGTAACGGCGAAGGAGAAAAATCTTAACATCGGCGACGAAACTACAACAGAAAAGGTGCTCGGAATGTGGTGGAACACTTCAACCGATTGCTTCACATACAAAGTTTCGTCCCGCTATGATCAAGTTCTGCTATCAGGTTGTCGTCGACCAACGAAACGTGAAGTTCTACGCACACTGATGATGATATATGACCCTTTGGGGTTGATTGCACATCTATTAATGTTCCTGAAGGTTCTTCTTCAGGAAATTTGGAGAACATCAGTCGGCTGGGATGACCAAATCGAAGACGCACAGTTCGAGAAGTGGCTGACATGGCTCGCGGTCTTTCCGAAGATGGGACTGGTGGAAGTTCCACGATGTTACCGGACATTGACAACGGTAAGGGCTAAAGCAGAGATGCACACGTTCGTGGATGCAAGCGAGAACGGCTTTGCAGCGGTCGTATATCTAAGATTCCAAGAACGGGATGCTATCGAATGCTCATTAGTAGGAGCAAAAACTAGAGTAGCACCCCTTAAATTCTTGTCCATCCCAAAGTCCGAACTTCAAGCATCTCTACTCGGCGTTCGATTAGCGGATACAATACTGGCCTCTCTTTCTATCAAGATCAGCAAGCGATACTTTTGGACAGATTCCAAAGATGTATTATGCTGGTTGAGATCCGACCATCGCCGATATAGCCAGTTTGTAGCATTCCGCGTCAGTGAAATCTTGGAGTCGACCGACGTTAATGATTGGCGATGGATTCCGACGAAACTGAACGTCGCCGATGAAGGAACAAAGTGGACCCGAGTTCCCGATTTATCAACGGCCAGTCGTTGGTTTCGTGGTCCAGAATTGCTTCGACAAGACGGAGACGCCTGGCCCGAAATCCCTAATCTCGGAAAACCGACGACAACAGAGCTTCGTCCGCATCTACTTCTTCATGCACCAACGGTGGACCCGGTCGTTAATCCGCAAAAATGCTCCAAATGGGTTCCACTCCTACGTCGCGTAGCATTCATATTCAGATATATCGGTAACTTGCAGCGATCTTCGAGACGAGAACGATGTTTTGCTGGACCGCTGACACAGGAAGAACTGACTAAAGCGGAAAACTATTTGTACCGCCAAGCACAGTCAGAGAATTACGCCGATGAGATCGCAACGTTGACTGAGAGTTACTTCTCGAAAGGAGAGCAAAAAAAGATAATCAGAAATAACCTGCTCTTTCGCGGCGCCTTCCTGGACGAAAACGGTGTTGCTCGCGTCCGGGGTCGAACAAAGGCATGTTTATTCATTGATCGTGATGCTGCTGAACCCATTATTCTTCCTCGGAAACACCACATCACCCAACTGATCATCGCCGACACACACGAGCGCTTCAACCATCAAAACCACGAGACAATCGTCAACGAAGTCTTGCAGCGCTACCGTATTCCTCGGCTGAAAGCAACGTATCATGCAATCCGGAGAAACTGTCAACGATGCAAAAATGATCGAGCGAAACCACAACCTCCAGCGATGGCTGACCTTCCGCAGTCACGTTTGGCTGCATTTAGCCGCCCGTTTACCTACATGGGGGTGGATTATTTCGGTCCAATACTGGTCCTGGTAGGACGACATTCGGAAAAACGGTGGGGGGTTCTCGCCACCTGTCTAACTACTCGCGCCATTCACTTGCAGATAGCTTACACACTGACTACCGACTCTTGTATTATGGCAATTCGAAATGTCATGGCTAGGAGGGGTGTCCCAGCAGTCATCTACAGCGATCGGGGAACTAATTTCCAGTCTACAAGCAAGCTGCTCAAGGCAGCAATCCAGCAGCTCGATCACGACAGACTGGCAAGCGAGTTTACATCAAGCCGCACTCAGTGGGCTTTCAACCCACCGGTTTCACCACATATGGGAGGAGCATGGGAACGGTTGATACGTAGTGTGAAGTCTAACTTGGCTAAGCTTCAGCCCAGTAGGCTACCCACCGACGAAGTGCTGCAAAATGCCTTGATCGAAGTCGAGAACGTCGTGAACTCAAGACCACTGACTAGCATTCCCATAGATGACGATGAATCGCCCGTCCTAACACCTAACCATTTCTTACTAGGATCAGCAAACGGTTTGAGGTCGTGGGTTCCCTTCGACGACAGCCATGTGTACAGAAAGAACTGTTGGATCCAGTCACAGGTCATGGCAGACAGGTTCTGGAAGCAATGGGTCCACGACTATCTGCCTACGATCACACGAAGAACCAAGTGGTTCACTCCGTCGAAGCCTATTACGGTcggtgacgtcgtaataatcgtTGACTCAAAGTTCGAACGAAACTGCTGGCCTAAAGGTAGAGTTATTGCTACGCAACAGGCTCCCGACGGACAGGTACGGCGGGCCACCGTACAAACAGCATCTGGTGGAATCTACGAACGCCCTGCAGTATCGTTAGCGGTACTCGACGTTGGCGTTATAGCGAATACGCTTCCAGATGATCCTTCGCGCATTCTGGGGGGGAGTGTTGACTACGCCCCGTCAACAACTACCGCTTCGTTACCCCCACTAAATGTTGCGCCACTGCACGCCGCACCCGACCTGATGAAAGGATCGGGAGCAACCTGA
- the LOC131688314 gene encoding uncharacterized protein LOC131688314 translates to MSKKSSRSVPNMQVPAPGHTGGAGSNFVALTAARNVASMPTGYFLPPPSVGRQVNVDVANNIQSRGYGQINAVNVGQRNIGSANSVRRNPLRETRRVREYQCQLCQERDNEEMVQCDGCDKWFHFVCVQVTEDIANVSWVCPFCKTTFVPPTSSTKRKTEQHQNHPTGNRTPSVGSKSKVGSARSETRRLRELELRRLEEEFEMEKRFLEQRYKVLKEYGSESSSVAEINESDHAAKVEEWLAETERAGEAEDSGLDAEEANGHIPNVSDKLEEHQALDVVQQIRNPSTIHTKQRDARSQVCLQAQLAQQQDQVVQPFVSPSAQDAQQHQGLMYQLRLTSTRSGPFAHQQRNSRATVMPPSIPEASFQQPTRELPALEFAQMSIHARPMFPAELGDGFPQHASHHSSRNRPQTNPRPAFISSTMSGIRIGHNTATRTQPQIDSQATDIPSAIPAAYFHQPARELPALQFAQMNVQARPSFPAEFGDGFSHRPQTMNPRPAFIPSTNPGIQTMNPRPAFIPSTNPGIQTGHNTFIPGQQSTPIRPDHSQQGEVATIPYETVCVLNRSQIAARQAVSRDLPEFDGTLEDWPLFYAMFNSSTQMCGFTNEENMLRLRKCLKGKALDAVRCELLHPSNVADILSTLKMLFGRSEAIILSIVKRIRSLPSPNMEKLETVVNFALTVKNMIATVRACEVEDFIFNASLRYELVERLPASLKLDWARIARGIPNPNLADFSAWLYTVAEDASTVMPTSGHDQRSRNVKKDGYLNFHSESDSSDAKPSELLSEPIRVVTDPEKNLCVVCKGNCSTVSRCNRFEGFSYDSKWATVKECKLCRKCLRKHNGSCKQQKQCGINGCIYLHHPLLHNQNSHQDKASTSKLPMFPSEPKHPEQSCNLHQGQSAVLFRILPVILYGSEKEVKTYAFIDDGSELTLMEQSLAEELGVEGPRKPLCLKWTGGTR, encoded by the coding sequence ATGTCGAAGAAATCGTCAAGGTCTGTACCCAACATGCAGGTTCCAGCACCCGGGCATACAGGAGGAGCCGGAAGTAATTTCGTTGCACTGACGGCGGCGAGAAATGTGGCCAGCATGCCCACTGGTTATTTCCTCCCCCCTCCTAGCGTCGGAAGACAGGTAAATGTTGACGTTGCCAATAATATTCAATCCCGAGGATACGGGCAAATCAATGCAGTCAATGTCGGACAGCGTAACATTGGTTCGGCGAATAGTGTTAGGCGAAATCCGTTACGCGAAACTCGAAGAGTTCGGGAATATCAGTGCCAGTTGTGTCAAGAGCGTGATAATGAAGAAATGGTGCAGTGTGATGGTTGCGATAAGTGGTTTCACTTTGTATGTGTGCAGGTTACGGAGGACATCGCTAACGTCAGTTGGGTTTGCCCGTTCTGCAAGACCACATTCGTCCCCCCCACCAGTTCCACCAAGCGAAAGACCGAACAGCATCAAAACCATCCAACGGGAAACAGGACGCCATCGGTTGGATCCAAGAGCAAGGTTGGATCTGCTCGAAGTGAAACAAGGCGGTTGAGGGAACTCGAACTTCGAAGGCTCGAGGAAGAGTTCGAAATGGAGAAGCGGTTTCTTGAACAAAGGTACAAGGTTCTAAAGGAATACGGTAGCGAATCATCGTCAGTGGCGGAGATCAATGAATCAGACCACGCGGCGAAAGTAGAGGAGTGGTTAGCTGAAACGGAACGTGCCGGCGAAGCTGAAGATTCCGGATTAGATGCAGAGGAGGCAAATGGGCACATACCGAACGTCTCGGATAAGCTCGAGGAGCACCAAGCTCTGGATGTCGTCCAGCAGATTCGGAATCCATCAACTATTCATACCAAGCAGCGTGATGCGCGCTCCCAGGTATGTCTTCAGGCGCAGTTGGCACAACAGCAAGACCAAGTGGTTCAGCCGTTCGTATCTCCATCGGCACAAGATGCACAGCAGCACCAGGGCCTTATGTACCAGCTTCGATTGACTTCAACTCGTTCTGGTCCATTTGCCCATCAGCAACGTAACAGCAGAGCGACGGTCATGCCTCCTTCAATCCCAGAAGCTTCCTTCCAGCAGCCAACACGAGAGCTGCCAGCTCTAGAGTTCGCCCAAATGAGCATCCACGCCCGACCGATGTTTCCAGCGGAATTAGGCGATGGCTTCCCGCAACATGCGTCGCATCATTCTTCACGGAATCGACCTCAGACAAATCCAAGGCCGGCGttcatctcttcgacgatgtCCGGTATCCGGATAGGTCACAATACCGCAACTCGTACTCAGCCGCAAATTGATAGCCAAGCGACGGATATACCTTCTGCAATTCCAGCAGCATACTTCCACCAGCCAGCACGAGAGCTGCCAGCTCTCCAGTTCGCCCAAATGAACGTTCAAGCTAGACCGTCATTCCCAGCGGAATTTGGTGATGGCTTCTCGCATCGACCACAGACCATGAATCCAAGACCGGCGTTCATCCCTTCGACGAATCCCGGTATCCAGACCATGAATCCAAGACCGGCGTTCATCCCCTCGACGAATCCCGGTATCCAGACGGGGCACAATACCTTCATTCCAGGTCAGCAATCAACACCGATACGACCTGATCACTCGCAACAAGGTGAAGTAGCGACGATCCCCTACGAGACAGTGTGCGTTCTCAACCGAAGTCAGATTGCGGCGCGTCAGGCGGTTTCAAGAGATCTGCCCGAGTTTGACGGTACATTGGAGGACTGGCCGCTATTCTACGCCATGTTTAACTCGTCTACGCAGATGTGCGGATTCACAAACGAGGAGAACATGTTAAGACTGCGGAAGTGCCTGAAAGGAAAGGCATTGGATGCTGTTAGATGCGAGTTACTTCACCCGTCGAATGTAGCGGATATACTGTCTACACTTAAGATGCTCTTTGGACGATCAGAAGCGATCATTCTATCCATCGTTAAAAGAATCAGAAGTCTTCCATCACCGAACATGGAGAAGCTCGAAACGGTAGTCAATTTTGCATTGACAGTGAAGAACATGATCGCGACGGTCCGAGCGTGTGAAGTTGAAGATTTTATTTTCAACGCGTCTCTCCGGTATGAGCTAGTGGAACGTCTGCCGGCATCCCTGAAGCTGGACTGGGCGAGAATTGCTCGTGGTATCCCAAACCCAAATCTCGCCGACTTCAGTGCATGGTTATATACCGTAGCGGAAGATGCTAGCACGGTGATGCCTACTTCAGGTCATGATCAGCGAAGTCGAAATGTCAAGAAGGACGGGTACCTAAATTTTCATTCCGAATCGGACTCAAGCGACGCGAAACCATCTGAGTTACTCAGTGAACCAATACGGGTTGTAACAGATCCCGAGAAAAACCTGTGTGTGGTGTGCAAGGGCAACTGTTCGACGGTTTCACGGTGTAACAGATTTGAGGGTTTCAGCTACGATTCGAAGTGGGCAACAGTTAAGGAATGCAAGCTATGCCGAAAGTGTCTTCGCAAACACAACGGCTCCTGCAAACAGCAAAAACAATGCGGCATAAATGGGTGCATATACTTGCACCATCCTTTACTCCACAATCAGAATAGCCACCAGGATAAGGCGTCAACATCAAAGCTACCGATGTTTCCTTCTGAACCGAAACACCCGGAACAAAGTTGTAATCTGCATCAAGGACAGTCGGCAGTATTAtttcgcattctccctgtcatACTGTATGGATCGGAGAAGGAGGTGAAGACTTATGCATTTATCGACGATGGATCCGAGCTAACTTTGATGGAACAAAGCCTGGCAGAAGAGCTTGGTGTCGAAGGACCTAGAAAGCCCCTGTGCTTGAAGTGGACGGGTGGTACGCGGTAG